From Micromonospora echinospora:
CTGGAGCGCACTGTGGCGGTCAAGATCATTCACCCGACCCAGGCGCCGCAGGCCCGGGCCCGGATGGCCGGCTTCGTCGAGCGGTTCACCGACGAGGCGAAGACGATCGCCCGGCTCACCCACCCGAACGTGGTGGCGGTCTACGACCAGGGCATCCACGCCGGCCTGCCGTACCTGGTGATGGAGTACGTGCGCGGCCGCACGCTGCGTGACGTGCTCGCCGAGCGCCGCCGGCTGAATCCGGACGAGGCGCTCGCGATCACCGAGCAGGTGCTCGCCGCGCTCGCCGCCGCGCACCGGGCCGGTCTCGTGCACCGGGACGTCAAGCCGGAGAACGTGCTGGTCGCCGAGGTGCCCACCGGCGGCAGCCGCGACCTGGTCGACAGCGTGGTCAAGGTGGCCGACTTCGGGCTGGCCCGGGCCGTCGAGGCGAGCGCGGAGGACGAGAACGGCAACCAGCTCATGGCGACAGTGGCGTACGTGGCGCCGGAGCTGGTCACCCAGGGCCATGCCGACCCGCGCACCGACGTCTACTCGGCCGGCATCGTGCTGTTCGAAATGCTCACCGGCCGGGTGCCCTACGACGGCGACCGCCCGGTGGAGGTCGCCTGGCAGCACGTCGACCGGGACGTGCCTCCCCCGTCGACGCTGGTTCCGGCGCTGCCGCCGGCTGTCGACGCGCTCGTCGCCCGGGCCACCCGGCGGGACCCGGCCGCCCGTCCGGCCGACGCCGCGGCGCTGCTGACCGAGGTGCAGGCGGCCCGCGAGGAGCTGGGCAACCCGCACGCGCACACCGCTGTGCTGCGCCAGCTCAGCGACGACACGGCGGTGCTGAGCCAGCCGACGCAGGTGGTGGCCGCGCTCCAGCCGGTCCAGCGCCCGGCGTGGGCCCGGCTGCCCGAGGGCGCCGCCGCGCAGCGCCCGCACCGCCGCCGCGCCGTCGAGCAGGAGGGGCCGGTCGCCCGGTTCGCCGCCCTGCGTACCCGGATCATGGGCTCGCCGCGCGGCCGGCTGGCCGTCGCCGCGGCGGTCGTGGTGCTCGGCCTGGTCGCCGCCGTCGGCGGCTGGTGGTTCGGCGTGGGCCGCTACACGGTCGCGCCGCAGATGGTGAGCCTCACCAAGGCCGAGGCCGAGGCGCAGGCCCAGCGCGGTGGTTTCACGCTGCGCTACGCCGACCCCCGGTACGACGAGAACGTCCCGAAGGACACCGTGCTCGGCCAGGCGCCGGGCTCGGCCGCCCGGATCGTCAAGGGCGGCACGATCACGCTGACCCTGTCGCTCGGCCCGGAGCGCCTGCCGGTGCCGGACGTGGTGGGTAAGGACTTCGCGCTGGCCCAGGTGGAACTGGAGGGTCTCAACCTGGTCGCGGCCAAGGGCAGCTCCCGCTACGACGACGCGCTGCCGGCGGGTGTCGTGCTGGCGACCGACCCGAAGGTCGGCACGGTGGTCAAGCCCGGGGCCAAGGTGACGCTGATCCTCAGCAAGGGCCGCGCCCCGGTGAGCGTGCCCGACCTGGTCGGCAAGAGCCTCACCGAGGCGCGCACCATCCTCGCGCGGCTCGGGCTCAAGCCGGTGGAGAACGTCAAGGACTCCGACAAGCCGAAGGACGAGATCCTCGGCCAGAGTCCGGCGGACGGCACCGGCGTGGAGAAGGGCGCCCAGGTCAAGCTGGAGATCAGCAAGGGCCCGCCGCAGGTGGCCGTCCCCCGGGTGATCGACATGCCCTGCCAGCAGGCCAAGCAGACGCTGGAGAGCCAGGGCTTCCCGGTCAACATCCAGCTCAACCCGAATGGCGTCGTCCGGCTGCAGAACCCGGCCGAGAACACGCCGGTGCCGCCGGGCACGACGG
This genomic window contains:
- the pknB gene encoding Stk1 family PASTA domain-containing Ser/Thr kinase, producing MDTQVADTLLGSLIEGRYRIRGRVARGGMATVYTATDERLERTVAVKIIHPTQAPQARARMAGFVERFTDEAKTIARLTHPNVVAVYDQGIHAGLPYLVMEYVRGRTLRDVLAERRRLNPDEALAITEQVLAALAAAHRAGLVHRDVKPENVLVAEVPTGGSRDLVDSVVKVADFGLARAVEASAEDENGNQLMATVAYVAPELVTQGHADPRTDVYSAGIVLFEMLTGRVPYDGDRPVEVAWQHVDRDVPPPSTLVPALPPAVDALVARATRRDPAARPADAAALLTEVQAAREELGNPHAHTAVLRQLSDDTAVLSQPTQVVAALQPVQRPAWARLPEGAAAQRPHRRRAVEQEGPVARFAALRTRIMGSPRGRLAVAAAVVVLGLVAAVGGWWFGVGRYTVAPQMVSLTKAEAEAQAQRGGFTLRYADPRYDENVPKDTVLGQAPGSAARIVKGGTITLTLSLGPERLPVPDVVGKDFALAQVELEGLNLVAAKGSSRYDDALPAGVVLATDPKVGTVVKPGAKVTLILSKGRAPVSVPDLVGKSLTEARTILARLGLKPVENVKDSDKPKDEILGQSPADGTGVEKGAQVKLEISKGPPQVAVPRVIDMPCQQAKQTLESQGFPVNIQLNPNGVVRLQNPAENTPVPPGTTVTVTCL